In a genomic window of Longimicrobiales bacterium:
- a CDS encoding aldehyde dehydrogenase family protein, translated as MASATLPVERRAEDRLFINGEWSDAAEGGSFETLNPATGEAIARVAEGGAADVDRAVSAARAAFRADSWRRMDAADRGAILWRMADIIEQRAEEFARLEVFDNGKPIREANIDIRQSVDALRYYAGWTTKLHGATIPVRGNMLNYTLREPVGVVGAIIPWNFPLLMAVWKIAPALACGNTVVLKPAEQTPLSALELAAVGAEAGLPPGALNVVTGYGETAGAALVAHGDVDKIAFTGSTAVGRMIMREAAGSLKKLSLELGGKSPNIVLADADIQAAARGAFSAIFYNTGQCCTAGSRLLVHESVKDQLLSALVDRAGKMQPGDPLDPKTRFGPLISQEQLDRVLSYVEKGRAEGAELVAGGVRAQYDGGDRGFWLQPTVFDGVQPDHVIAKEEIFGPVLSVLAFSDEDEALALANSSEYGLAAGVWTSDVKKAHRFARDLEAGTVWINTYHPGDAASPFGGYKQSGFGRELGEYSLDLYTQIKSVWVDLN; from the coding sequence ATGGCCAGCGCAACGCTACCGGTCGAACGCAGGGCCGAGGACCGTCTCTTCATCAACGGGGAATGGTCCGACGCCGCGGAGGGCGGCTCCTTCGAGACGCTGAACCCCGCGACCGGCGAGGCCATCGCGCGGGTGGCCGAGGGGGGTGCTGCGGACGTTGACCGCGCCGTGAGCGCTGCGCGTGCGGCGTTCCGTGCAGACTCGTGGCGGCGCATGGATGCCGCTGACCGCGGTGCGATCCTGTGGCGCATGGCCGACATCATCGAGCAGCGCGCTGAGGAATTCGCGCGGCTCGAGGTGTTCGACAACGGCAAGCCCATTCGTGAGGCAAACATCGACATTCGCCAGTCGGTCGATGCACTGCGCTACTATGCGGGCTGGACCACGAAGCTGCATGGCGCGACGATCCCGGTGCGCGGCAACATGCTGAACTACACACTGCGCGAGCCGGTCGGTGTCGTTGGCGCCATCATCCCGTGGAACTTCCCGCTCCTCATGGCCGTGTGGAAGATCGCGCCCGCGCTCGCCTGCGGTAACACGGTCGTGCTCAAGCCGGCCGAGCAGACACCGCTCAGCGCGCTCGAGCTGGCGGCTGTCGGCGCGGAGGCAGGGCTGCCGCCGGGCGCGCTGAACGTCGTCACCGGCTACGGCGAGACCGCCGGCGCCGCGCTGGTCGCTCACGGCGACGTCGACAAGATCGCGTTCACGGGGTCGACGGCCGTCGGCCGCATGATCATGCGCGAGGCGGCGGGATCGCTGAAGAAGCTGTCGCTCGAGCTGGGCGGCAAGTCGCCCAACATCGTGCTCGCGGACGCGGACATTCAGGCGGCGGCGCGCGGCGCCTTCTCGGCCATCTTCTACAACACCGGGCAGTGCTGCACGGCCGGTTCGCGCCTGCTCGTTCACGAGTCGGTCAAGGACCAGCTCCTCTCGGCGCTCGTGGACCGGGCGGGCAAGATGCAGCCGGGCGACCCGCTGGATCCGAAGACACGCTTCGGTCCGCTCATCTCGCAGGAGCAGCTCGATCGCGTCCTCAGCTACGTGGAGAAGGGACGCGCAGAAGGCGCCGAGCTCGTGGCGGGCGGCGTGCGTGCCCAGTACGACGGCGGCGATCGGGGATTCTGGCTTCAGCCAACGGTCTTTGACGGCGTGCAGCCGGACCACGTGATCGCGAAGGAAGAGATCTTCGGCCCCGTCCTGTCCGTGCTGGCGTTCAGCGATGAGGATGAAGCCCTCGCACTGGCCAACAGTTCCGAGTACGGCCTCGCCGCGGGAGTCTGGACCAGTGACGTGAAGAAGGCGCACCGCTTCGCGCGTGATCTCGAGGCGGGAACGGTGTGGATCAACACGTACCATCCGGGCGACGCCGCATCGCCGTTCGGCGGCTACAAGCAGTCCGGATTCGGACGCGAGCTGGGCGAGTACTCGCTCGACCTCTATACACAGATCAAGAGCGTGTGGGTCGACCTCAACTGA
- a CDS encoding acetyl-CoA C-acyltransferase: MREAWIIDAVRTPIGRHGGALARVRPDDLAAAAVTALLQRTGIDPATIEDVILGCANQAGEDNRNVARMAALLAGLPVTVAGQTVNRLCGSGMQAVTAAAHAIRAGEGDVFIAGGVESMSRAPYVMLKAGDAWARGAPEVADTVLGWRFVNERFPDRYTVSLGETAEIVAERHGVTREAQDAFALESQRRAGVAQREGRFSAEIAPVEVAGRKETVVVERDEHPRPDTTAEQLAKLRPVFRSNGTVTAGNSSGLNDGAAALLVMESGRAQSLGLKPLARIVTSAVAGVEPDEMGIGPIPASQKALARAGLRPGDLKLVELNEAFAAQSIPCVTGIGVDASIVNVNGGAIALGHPLGCSGARIVTTLVHELRRRGGGHGLATMCIGVGQGIATIVEVAA, from the coding sequence ATGAGAGAAGCGTGGATCATCGACGCGGTGCGCACGCCGATCGGCCGGCACGGCGGTGCACTCGCACGCGTACGTCCCGACGACCTGGCGGCGGCCGCGGTTACGGCTCTCCTCCAGCGCACCGGCATCGATCCCGCCACCATCGAAGATGTCATCCTGGGCTGTGCGAACCAGGCGGGCGAGGACAACCGCAACGTCGCGCGCATGGCTGCACTCCTCGCCGGGCTCCCCGTCACCGTTGCTGGTCAGACCGTCAATCGTCTGTGCGGCTCCGGCATGCAGGCCGTCACGGCCGCAGCGCATGCCATACGAGCCGGTGAGGGCGACGTGTTCATTGCCGGCGGTGTCGAGTCGATGAGCCGGGCGCCCTACGTCATGCTGAAGGCGGGCGACGCCTGGGCGCGTGGCGCACCCGAAGTGGCGGACACGGTGCTCGGCTGGCGCTTCGTCAACGAGCGGTTTCCCGATCGCTATACGGTATCGCTGGGCGAAACGGCCGAGATCGTGGCGGAGCGGCACGGCGTGACGCGCGAGGCGCAGGACGCGTTCGCGCTCGAGAGCCAGCGTCGTGCCGGCGTCGCGCAGCGTGAAGGACGGTTCAGCGCGGAGATCGCACCGGTCGAGGTGGCGGGCCGGAAGGAAACCGTGGTCGTCGAACGTGACGAACATCCTCGGCCGGACACGACGGCCGAGCAGCTCGCGAAGCTGCGCCCGGTGTTCCGCTCGAACGGTACGGTCACGGCAGGCAACTCCTCCGGTCTGAACGATGGCGCGGCGGCACTGCTGGTGATGGAGTCCGGTCGCGCGCAGTCGCTCGGTCTGAAGCCGCTCGCGCGGATCGTGACGAGCGCCGTGGCGGGGGTGGAGCCGGACGAGATGGGGATCGGTCCGATACCGGCGTCGCAGAAGGCGCTTGCGCGTGCCGGACTGCGCCCGGGGGACCTGAAGCTCGTCGAGCTGAACGAAGCGTTCGCCGCGCAATCGATTCCCTGCGTGACCGGGATCGGCGTCGACGCTTCCATTGTGAATGTCAACGGCGGCGCGATCGCGCTCGGGCATCCGCTCGGCTGCTCTGGCGCACGCATCGTGACGACGCTGGTGCACGAGCTGCGGCGACGCGGCGGCGGGCACGGACTCGCCACGATGTGCATCGGCGTCGGCCAGGGTATCGCAACCATTGTGGAGGTCGCCGCATGA
- a CDS encoding enoyl-CoA hydratase-related protein, protein MSDAKIVVEKDAAIGWIRINRPERLNAFAGTMRTDLLHALQELEQDADVRCVIITGVGRAFSTGGDIAVMSEIIQENDRPRFEQLVRAGADVVRQIDAMSKPVIAAINGAAAGAGACLTLACDLRIASETASIGFTFLRVGLHPDWGGSFFLPRLVGPAAAAEFIFTGGMISAERGERMGLFNRVVPAAQLESAARGFAGEITASPANVVADAKRVLRRSLTSTLTQVLELEVEAQLRAFDSPDFREGITAFLEKRSPKFDRPRRPAAPKAEPVRGGS, encoded by the coding sequence ATGAGCGACGCAAAGATCGTCGTCGAGAAGGACGCGGCCATCGGCTGGATCCGGATCAACCGGCCGGAGCGCCTGAACGCGTTCGCCGGCACCATGCGTACCGACCTGCTGCACGCGCTCCAGGAGCTGGAGCAGGATGCGGATGTCCGCTGCGTCATTATCACCGGAGTCGGACGTGCGTTCTCGACGGGCGGCGACATTGCCGTGATGTCGGAGATCATCCAGGAGAACGACCGGCCGCGCTTCGAGCAGCTCGTGCGTGCAGGCGCGGACGTCGTGCGGCAGATCGATGCGATGTCGAAACCGGTCATTGCCGCGATCAACGGCGCGGCCGCCGGCGCGGGCGCCTGCCTCACGCTCGCATGCGACCTGCGCATTGCCAGCGAGACTGCATCCATCGGCTTCACGTTCCTGCGTGTCGGCCTGCACCCCGACTGGGGCGGCAGCTTCTTCCTGCCCCGCCTGGTTGGACCCGCCGCCGCAGCGGAGTTCATCTTCACGGGCGGTATGATCAGCGCGGAGCGCGGCGAGCGCATGGGCCTGTTCAACCGTGTGGTGCCCGCCGCGCAGCTGGAATCGGCCGCGCGCGGGTTCGCGGGCGAGATCACCGCCTCACCGGCCAACGTGGTGGCGGACGCGAAGCGGGTGCTGCGGCGCAGCCTGACATCCACGCTCACGCAGGTGCTGGAGCTGGAGGTCGAAGCGCAGCTGCGTGCGTTCGACTCCCCCGACTTCAGGGAAGGCATCACCGCATTCCTGGAAAAGCGCTCACCGAAGTTCGACCGGCCGCGCCGGCCGGCAGCGCCGAAGGCGGAGCCGGTGCGCGGAGGCAGCTGA
- a CDS encoding 3-hydroxyacyl-CoA dehydrogenase family protein yields MPRVAVLGAGTMGHGIAQVCAMAGYDVRLADADEEFARRGAERIRANLEEGVKRGKLADSAVDEHMSRITVAPNLEAACDGAHIIIEAVPEKIELKRDVLQRAERAASASSLLATNTSSLSIGDMQAWLSRPSQFLGLHFFNPVHINKLVEVVRGPRTEEATVERGLELVKRIGKEAVLVNDSPGFATSRLGVLLGLEAMRMVEEGVASAADIDKALELGYRHPMGPLRLTDLVGLDVRLDIARYLHEKLGAEHYRPPRILEQMVADGHLGRKSGRGFYDWSSE; encoded by the coding sequence ATGCCGCGTGTGGCCGTTCTCGGTGCGGGCACGATGGGGCACGGCATCGCGCAGGTGTGCGCGATGGCGGGCTACGATGTCCGGCTGGCCGATGCGGACGAGGAGTTCGCGCGGCGCGGGGCCGAGCGCATCCGCGCCAACCTCGAGGAGGGCGTGAAGCGCGGCAAGCTTGCGGATTCCGCTGTGGACGAGCACATGTCGCGGATCACCGTCGCGCCGAATCTCGAGGCGGCTTGCGACGGCGCACACATCATCATCGAGGCGGTCCCCGAAAAGATCGAGCTGAAGCGCGACGTGCTGCAGCGTGCCGAACGCGCCGCGTCCGCATCGTCACTGCTCGCCACGAATACATCGAGCCTGAGCATCGGCGACATGCAGGCGTGGCTGTCGCGCCCGAGCCAGTTCCTCGGGCTGCACTTCTTCAATCCGGTGCACATCAACAAGCTGGTCGAGGTGGTACGCGGCCCGCGGACGGAGGAGGCAACGGTCGAGCGCGGCCTCGAGCTGGTGAAGCGGATCGGCAAGGAGGCCGTGCTGGTGAACGACTCGCCCGGCTTTGCGACCTCGCGGCTGGGCGTGCTGCTGGGCCTCGAGGCGATGCGCATGGTCGAGGAAGGCGTGGCGAGTGCCGCCGACATCGACAAGGCGCTCGAGCTCGGGTACCGCCACCCGATGGGGCCGCTCCGCCTGACCGACCTGGTCGGCCTCGATGTCCGGCTCGACATCGCGCGCTACCTGCACGAGAAGCTCGGCGCCGAGCACTACCGCCCGCCGCGCATCCTGGAGCAGATGGTCGCCGACGGCCACCTCGGTCGCAAGAGCGGTCGCGGCTTCTACGACTGGTCGAGCGAATAG
- a CDS encoding enoyl-CoA hydratase-related protein: MAFETLLLDVSDRIATITINRPDKRNALNAVVRREIVEALDRLRPDDAVRVVILTGAGEKAFVAGADIGEFAERTPLQQREAMQGRRVFDEVAAFPKPTIAMINGFALGGGCELALACDMRIAAPSARFGQPEIRLGLIPGGGGTQRLPRLIGAGRALRLILTGDLIDAAEAWRIGLVDVLAEDGALHERTLEIARAMAAHSPVALRLAKSAVAAALEAPLSAGLAHERELFITAFGSDDRAEGVTAFLEKRTPEFTGH, from the coding sequence ATGGCCTTCGAGACACTGCTGCTGGACGTCAGCGACCGCATCGCGACCATCACCATCAACCGGCCGGACAAGCGCAACGCGCTCAATGCGGTCGTTCGCCGTGAGATCGTCGAGGCGCTCGATCGGCTGCGGCCGGACGACGCCGTGCGTGTCGTCATCCTTACCGGCGCAGGCGAGAAGGCGTTCGTCGCGGGCGCGGACATCGGCGAGTTCGCGGAGCGCACGCCGCTCCAGCAGCGGGAGGCCATGCAGGGTCGTCGCGTGTTCGACGAGGTGGCCGCCTTCCCGAAACCGACGATTGCGATGATCAACGGTTTCGCGCTCGGCGGCGGCTGCGAGCTGGCACTCGCATGCGACATGCGCATTGCCGCGCCGTCCGCACGCTTCGGCCAGCCGGAGATCAGGCTGGGCCTCATTCCCGGCGGCGGGGGCACGCAGCGGCTGCCGCGCCTGATCGGCGCCGGCCGCGCGCTCCGGCTGATCCTCACGGGCGATCTCATCGATGCCGCGGAGGCCTGGCGCATCGGGCTCGTGGATGTCCTCGCGGAGGACGGCGCGCTGCACGAGCGCACGCTGGAGATCGCACGTGCAATGGCCGCGCACTCACCGGTAGCGCTGCGGCTGGCGAAGAGCGCCGTCGCCGCTGCGCTCGAGGCGCCGTTGTCGGCGGGCCTCGCCCACGAGCGCGAACTGTTCATAACCGCATTCGGCAGTGACGACCGGGCCGAGGGCGTCACCGCATTTCTCGAGAAGCGCACACCCGAATTCACCGGGCACTGA